A portion of the Pseudomonas sp. PSE14 genome contains these proteins:
- the fliQ gene encoding flagellar biosynthesis protein FliQ — translation MTPEVAVDLFREALWLTAMIVAILILPSLLVGLVVAMFQAATQINEQTLSFLPRLIVVLLTLIVLGPWLIRQLMEYTQTLISSIPTLIG, via the coding sequence ATGACTCCCGAAGTTGCCGTAGACCTGTTCCGCGAAGCGCTCTGGCTGACGGCGATGATCGTCGCCATCCTGATCCTGCCCAGCCTGCTGGTGGGCCTGGTGGTGGCGATGTTCCAGGCCGCCACCCAGATCAACGAGCAGACCCTGAGCTTCCTGCCGCGCCTGATCGTGGTGCTGCTAACCCTGATCGTGCTGGGGCCCTGGCTGATACGGCAGCTGATGGAGTACACCCAGACGCTGATCAGCAGCATCCCGACGCTGATCGGCTGA
- the fliO gene encoding flagellar biosynthetic protein FliO, producing MLAFGDDAKAPVSTPAIVHASSAPSMITGSAGAQLLQLLLGLVLVVGLIFLLAWLVRRVQQVGPRGNQAIRLVSSQALGPRDRLVLVQVGEEQILLGLTPGRITPLHVLRQPVHAAESEPVQPEFAQRLLELLNKDKGRPQ from the coding sequence ATGCTGGCGTTCGGCGACGACGCCAAGGCGCCGGTGTCGACGCCGGCCATCGTCCACGCCAGCTCCGCCCCGAGCATGATCACCGGCAGCGCCGGCGCGCAGTTGCTGCAACTGCTGCTGGGGCTGGTGCTGGTGGTTGGCCTGATCTTCCTGCTTGCCTGGCTGGTGCGCCGGGTGCAGCAGGTCGGCCCGCGCGGTAACCAGGCGATCCGCCTGGTTTCCAGCCAGGCCCTCGGCCCGCGCGATCGGCTGGTGCTGGTGCAGGTGGGCGAGGAGCAGATCCTGCTTGGCCTGACGCCGGGTCGCATCACCCCGCTGCACGTCTTGCGCCAGCCGGTGCATGCCGCCGAGTCGGAGCCGGTGCAGCCGGAATTCGCCCAGCGCCTGCTGGAGTTGCTGAACAAGGACAAGGGCCGCCCGCAGTGA
- a CDS encoding TPM domain-containing protein, translating into MNDWIRLVFCLLMLLSAPVVHAGAFSEEPVAESVAADAAREPFAQTVAVPVLERPVTDLTMTLDAVWIAAMEQRLLALQQRKGSQIAVLMVPSTGEDSIEQYATRVFEQWRLGRQGVDDGVLVLVAKDDRTMRIEVGYGLEGAIPDVTAGRIIRDEMVPAFRQGDFAGGIERAVGVLERLIDGETLPEERHDSGLTREGWMLLIALGCGAVAGVALRRKLLAARVVVGVSTGLMVLLAFGAGLKTAPLFFMVVSFCMVLGGAVGALAASSRKSAWIVGAIVGYLVALSVGASRYGAEVLLYGLAGPIGLTLGLALLCLPFVLAHAAWKRSRLEFLIRLALASGIGAFVMTITGIVEHLGEFPESLALLPMLYFPMLFAFIIGRGSSSGSGSSGGGSSSSSSGSGYSGGGGSSGGGGASGSW; encoded by the coding sequence ATGAACGACTGGATTCGCCTCGTATTCTGCCTGCTCATGCTGTTGAGCGCCCCCGTGGTCCACGCCGGAGCATTCAGCGAAGAGCCGGTGGCCGAGTCAGTCGCCGCCGACGCCGCGCGGGAACCTTTTGCGCAGACGGTGGCCGTGCCCGTGCTGGAGCGTCCAGTCACCGACCTGACGATGACCCTGGATGCGGTCTGGATCGCGGCCATGGAGCAACGCCTGCTCGCTCTGCAGCAGCGCAAGGGCTCGCAGATCGCCGTGCTGATGGTGCCCAGCACCGGTGAGGACAGTATCGAGCAATACGCCACGCGGGTGTTCGAACAGTGGCGCCTGGGGCGCCAGGGCGTGGACGACGGCGTGCTGGTGCTGGTGGCCAAGGACGACCGGACGATGCGCATCGAGGTGGGCTACGGACTGGAGGGTGCCATTCCCGATGTCACGGCCGGTCGCATCATTCGCGATGAGATGGTCCCGGCGTTTCGCCAGGGCGACTTCGCCGGCGGCATCGAGCGCGCGGTGGGCGTCCTGGAGCGGTTGATCGATGGCGAAACGCTGCCGGAGGAGCGTCATGACAGCGGCCTGACCCGCGAGGGCTGGATGCTGCTGATTGCCCTGGGCTGTGGCGCGGTGGCAGGCGTGGCGTTGCGCCGCAAACTGCTGGCCGCCCGCGTGGTCGTCGGCGTGTCGACAGGGCTGATGGTGCTGCTGGCGTTCGGCGCCGGGCTCAAGACCGCGCCATTGTTCTTCATGGTCGTGTCGTTCTGCATGGTGCTGGGCGGGGCCGTCGGCGCCCTGGCGGCGTCTTCGCGCAAGTCCGCCTGGATCGTCGGCGCCATCGTCGGCTATCTCGTGGCGCTGTCGGTGGGTGCCAGCCGGTACGGCGCCGAGGTGCTGCTGTATGGCCTGGCAGGCCCCATCGGCCTGACCCTTGGGCTGGCGTTGCTGTGTTTGCCCTTCGTCCTTGCCCATGCCGCCTGGAAGCGCAGCCGGCTGGAGTTCCTCATTCGCCTGGCATTGGCTTCGGGTATCGGTGCGTTCGTCATGACCATCACCGGTATCGTCGAGCACCTCGGCGAGTTCCCGGAGTCGCTGGCGCTGTTGCCGATGCTGTACTTCCCGATGCTGTTCGCCTTCATCATCGGCCGAGGCTCCAGTTCGGGCTCCGGTTCCAGTGGTGGCGGAAGTTCGTCATCCAGTAGCGGTAGCGGCTATTCCGGCGGCGGTGGCTCCAGTGGCGGAGGCGGCGCTTCAGGGAGCTGGTGA
- the flhA gene encoding flagellar biosynthesis protein FlhA: MDRTQLISNVRSNLAGLGRGNLGVPLLLLAMLGMMTLPIPPFLLDVLFTFNIALSIVVLLVCVYALRPLDFAVFPTILLVATLLRLALNVASTRVVLLHGHDGHAAAGKVIQAFGEVVIGGNYVVGIVVFAILMIINFVVVTKGAGRISEVSARFTLDAMPGKQMAIDADLNAGLIEQAEAKKRRAEVAQEADFYGSMDGASKFVRGDAVAGLLILFINLIGGVAIGMLQHSMSFGDAGKVYALLTIGDGLVAQLPSLLLSTAAAIMVTRVSSAEDMGQQVNRQMFASPKALAISAAILIAMGLVPGMPHISFVGLGGLAAGGAYLIWQRQRQAAQQAEQETQRQQELLPAQRAQEAKELGWDDVTPVDMVGLEVGYRLIPLVDRNQGGQLLARIKGVRKKLSQDLGFLMPSVHIRDNLDLLPNAYRLTLMGVSVAEAEIYPDRELAINPGQVFGTLNGIAGKDPAFGLEAVWIEASQRDQAQSLGYTVVDASTVVATHLNQVLHKHAHELLGHEEVQQLMQLLAKTSPKLAEELVPGMISLSTLLKVLQALLQEQVPVRDIRTIAEAIANVAAKSQDPAAMVAAVRVALSRAIVQTIVGLEPELPVITLEPRLEQILLNSLQKAGQGSEDGMLLEPGMAEKLQRSMVEAAQRQEMLGKPAILLVAGPVRAMMSRFARMAVPTMHVLAYQEIPDNKQVTIVATVGQN; the protein is encoded by the coding sequence GTGGACCGCACGCAACTGATCAGCAACGTTCGCAGCAATCTGGCGGGCCTGGGCCGGGGCAATCTCGGCGTGCCGCTGCTGCTGCTGGCCATGCTGGGCATGATGACCCTGCCGATTCCGCCGTTCCTGCTGGACGTGCTGTTCACCTTCAACATCGCCCTGTCCATCGTGGTCCTGCTGGTCTGCGTGTATGCGCTGCGGCCGCTGGACTTCGCCGTGTTCCCGACCATCCTGCTGGTTGCGACACTGCTGCGCCTGGCGCTGAACGTCGCCTCCACCCGCGTGGTGCTGCTCCACGGGCATGACGGCCACGCCGCCGCCGGCAAGGTGATCCAGGCCTTCGGCGAGGTGGTGATCGGCGGCAACTACGTGGTCGGTATCGTGGTCTTCGCGATCCTCATGATCATCAACTTCGTGGTGGTCACCAAGGGCGCCGGGCGTATCTCCGAAGTGAGCGCGCGCTTCACCCTCGATGCCATGCCCGGCAAGCAGATGGCCATCGACGCCGACCTCAACGCCGGACTGATCGAGCAGGCGGAAGCCAAGAAGCGCCGCGCCGAAGTGGCCCAGGAAGCCGACTTCTATGGCTCCATGGACGGTGCCAGCAAGTTCGTTCGCGGTGACGCCGTCGCCGGCCTGCTGATCCTCTTCATCAACCTCATCGGTGGCGTGGCCATCGGCATGCTCCAGCACTCGATGAGCTTCGGCGATGCCGGCAAGGTCTACGCCCTGCTGACCATCGGCGACGGTCTGGTGGCGCAGCTGCCGTCGCTGCTGCTGTCCACCGCCGCGGCGATCATGGTGACCCGCGTGTCCAGCGCCGAGGACATGGGCCAGCAGGTCAACCGGCAGATGTTCGCCTCGCCCAAGGCGCTGGCCATCTCCGCCGCGATCCTGATCGCCATGGGCCTGGTGCCGGGCATGCCGCACATTTCCTTCGTCGGCCTGGGCGGCCTGGCCGCTGGCGGCGCTTACCTGATCTGGCAGCGCCAGCGCCAGGCGGCGCAGCAGGCCGAGCAGGAAACCCAGCGCCAGCAGGAGCTGCTGCCGGCCCAGCGCGCCCAGGAAGCCAAGGAGCTGGGCTGGGACGACGTGACCCCGGTGGACATGGTCGGCCTGGAAGTCGGCTACCGCCTGATTCCGCTGGTGGACCGCAACCAGGGTGGCCAACTGCTGGCGCGGATCAAGGGCGTGCGCAAGAAGCTGTCCCAGGACCTGGGCTTCCTGATGCCGTCGGTGCACATCCGCGACAACCTCGACCTGCTGCCCAACGCCTATCGTTTGACGCTGATGGGTGTCAGCGTGGCCGAAGCCGAGATCTACCCGGACCGCGAGCTGGCGATCAACCCCGGCCAGGTGTTCGGTACCTTGAACGGCATCGCCGGCAAGGACCCGGCCTTCGGTCTGGAAGCCGTGTGGATCGAGGCCTCGCAGCGCGACCAGGCGCAGTCCCTGGGCTACACCGTGGTCGACGCCAGCACCGTGGTTGCCACCCACCTCAACCAGGTGCTGCACAAGCACGCCCACGAACTGCTTGGCCACGAGGAAGTCCAGCAACTGATGCAACTGCTGGCCAAGACCTCGCCCAAGCTCGCCGAAGAGCTGGTGCCGGGGATGATTTCCCTGTCGACCCTGCTCAAGGTCCTGCAGGCGCTGCTGCAGGAGCAGGTGCCGGTGCGCGACATCCGCACCATCGCCGAGGCCATCGCCAACGTTGCCGCCAAGAGTCAAGATCCCGCCGCCATGGTGGCGGCAGTTCGCGTCGCGCTGTCCCGCGCAATCGTGCAAACCATTGTGGGACTAGAGCCGGAGCTGCCTGTGATCACTCTGGAACCCAGGTTGGAACAGATATTGCTGAACAGTCTGCAGAAGGCCGGACAGGGCTCCGAAGACGGCATGTTGCTGGAGCCCGGAATGGCGGAAAAGCTGCAACGCTCGATGGTCGAGGCGGCGCAGCGCCAGGAAATGCTCGGCAAGCCGGCAATCCTGCTGGTGGCCGGTCCCGTCCGCGCGATGATGTCCCGATTCGCGCGGATGGCGGTCCCCACCATGCACGTGCTGGCTTACCAGGAAATCCCGGACAACAAACAAGTGACGATCGTCGCCACCGTTGGGCAGAACTGA
- the flhB gene encoding flagellar biosynthesis protein FlhB, which produces MAESESGQDKTEEPTEKRRREAREKGQLPRSRELNTLAVLVAGAGGLLIYGAGLADALMRLMRGSFELSRETVMNSDNMLRLLANAAQIAGEGLWPILALLLVAALLGPVALGGWLFSSEALAPKFSRLNPLEGLKRMFSAKSLLELFKALIKFTVVLAVAILVLQSDKDDLLAMAHEPTEQALVHCARVVGWSAFWLACSLLLIAAVDVPYQLWDNRQKLMMTKQEVRDEYKDSEGKPEVKAKVRQMQREMAQRRMMQAVPDADVVITNPTHFAVALKYDPGASGAPRLLAKGNDFMALKIREVAQEHKVTVLESPALARAVYYSTELGHEIPAGLYLAVAQVLAYVYQLKQFRAGKGKRPGPMPDLPIPPDLRRDE; this is translated from the coding sequence ATGGCGGAAAGCGAGAGCGGTCAGGACAAGACAGAGGAACCTACAGAGAAACGGCGCCGGGAGGCGCGCGAGAAAGGCCAGCTGCCGCGTTCGCGGGAGCTGAACACCCTCGCTGTGCTCGTCGCCGGCGCCGGCGGCCTGCTGATCTATGGCGCGGGCCTGGCGGACGCACTGATGCGCCTGATGCGCGGCAGCTTCGAGCTGTCCCGCGAGACGGTGATGAACAGCGACAACATGCTCCGGCTGCTGGCCAATGCCGCGCAGATCGCCGGAGAGGGGCTGTGGCCGATCCTCGCGCTGCTGCTGGTGGCGGCGCTGCTCGGGCCGGTGGCTCTGGGCGGCTGGCTGTTCTCCAGCGAGGCGCTGGCGCCCAAGTTCAGCCGCCTGAACCCGCTGGAAGGGCTCAAGCGGATGTTCTCGGCCAAGTCCCTGCTGGAGCTGTTCAAGGCGCTGATCAAGTTCACCGTGGTGCTCGCCGTGGCGATCCTGGTGTTGCAGTCGGACAAGGACGACCTGCTGGCGATGGCCCACGAGCCCACCGAGCAGGCGCTGGTGCATTGCGCCCGGGTGGTCGGCTGGAGCGCCTTCTGGCTGGCCTGCAGCCTGCTGCTGATTGCCGCCGTGGACGTGCCCTACCAGCTCTGGGACAACCGCCAGAAGCTGATGATGACCAAGCAGGAAGTGCGCGACGAGTACAAGGACTCCGAGGGCAAGCCGGAGGTCAAGGCCAAGGTCCGCCAGATGCAGCGCGAGATGGCGCAGCGGCGGATGATGCAGGCGGTGCCGGACGCCGACGTGGTGATCACCAACCCGACGCACTTCGCCGTCGCCCTCAAGTACGACCCCGGTGCCTCCGGCGCGCCGCGCCTGCTGGCCAAGGGCAACGACTTCATGGCGCTGAAGATCCGCGAGGTGGCCCAGGAGCACAAGGTCACGGTGCTGGAGTCCCCGGCGCTGGCGCGGGCGGTGTACTACTCCACCGAACTGGGCCACGAGATTCCCGCCGGTCTCTACCTCGCGGTTGCCCAGGTGCTGGCCTACGTGTACCAGCTCAAGCAGTTCCGCGCCGGCAAGGGCAAGCGTCCGGGGCCGATGCCGGACCTGCCGATTCCGCCGGACCTGCGGCGGGACGAGTGA
- the fliN gene encoding flagellar motor switch protein FliN has protein sequence MADEDNVTPEEQALADEWAAALSESGDANQDDIDALMAQGGATPVAPAAPRAPMEEFGMAPKAPTIAGLEGPNLDVILDIPVTISMEVGNTDISIRNLLQLNQGSVIELDRLAGEPLDVLVNGTLIAHGEVVVVNEKFGIRLTDVISPSERIKKLR, from the coding sequence ATGGCAGACGAAGACAACGTGACTCCCGAAGAACAGGCCCTGGCCGATGAGTGGGCCGCCGCGCTCTCCGAATCGGGCGACGCCAACCAGGACGACATCGACGCACTGATGGCCCAGGGCGGCGCCACCCCGGTGGCACCGGCCGCGCCGCGCGCGCCGATGGAAGAGTTCGGCATGGCGCCCAAGGCGCCGACCATCGCCGGCCTGGAAGGGCCGAACCTGGACGTGATCCTGGATATCCCGGTGACCATTTCCATGGAGGTCGGCAACACCGACATCAGCATCCGCAACCTGCTGCAGCTCAACCAGGGCTCGGTGATCGAACTCGATCGCCTGGCCGGCGAGCCGCTGGACGTGCTGGTCAACGGCACCCTGATCGCCCACGGCGAGGTGGTGGTGGTGAACGAGAAGTTCGGCATCCGCCTCACCGACGTGATCAGTCCCAGCGAACGCATCAAGAAGCTGCGCTGA
- the fliP gene encoding flagellar type III secretion system pore protein FliP (The bacterial flagellar biogenesis protein FliP forms a type III secretion system (T3SS)-type pore required for flagellar assembly.), which yields MGLLALAVPQAFAADPTQISAITVTTNAQGQQEYSVSLQILLIMTALSFIPAFVMLMTSFTRIIIVFSILRQALGLQSTPSNQVLIGLALFLTLFVMAPVFDKINANALQPYLNEQIPAQEALSRAEVPLKAFMLAQTRQSDLELFVRLSKRTDIQSADATPLTILVPAFVTSELKTAFQIGFMIFIPFLIIDLVVSSVLMAMGMMMLSPLIISLPFKIMLFVLVDGWALIIGTLAGSFGTV from the coding sequence CTGGGGCTGCTGGCGCTGGCCGTGCCGCAGGCCTTCGCCGCCGATCCGACGCAGATCTCGGCGATCACCGTGACCACCAACGCGCAGGGGCAGCAGGAGTACTCGGTCAGCCTGCAGATCCTGCTGATCATGACGGCGCTGAGCTTCATCCCGGCGTTCGTCATGCTGATGACCAGCTTCACCCGGATCATCATCGTCTTCTCCATCCTGCGCCAGGCGCTGGGCCTGCAGAGCACGCCGTCGAACCAGGTGCTGATCGGCCTTGCGCTGTTCCTCACCCTGTTCGTCATGGCGCCGGTGTTCGACAAGATCAACGCCAACGCGTTGCAGCCCTACCTCAACGAGCAGATTCCCGCCCAGGAGGCGCTCAGCCGCGCCGAAGTGCCGCTCAAGGCGTTCATGCTGGCGCAGACCCGGCAGTCGGACCTGGAACTGTTCGTGCGCCTGTCCAAGCGCACCGACATCCAGAGCGCCGACGCCACGCCCCTGACCATCCTGGTCCCGGCGTTCGTCACCTCGGAGTTGAAGACTGCGTTCCAGATCGGCTTCATGATCTTCATCCCGTTCCTGATCATCGACCTGGTGGTGTCCAGCGTGCTGATGGCGATGGGCATGATGATGCTGTCGCCGCTGATCATCTCGTTACCGTTCAAGATCATGCTGTTCGTGCTGGTGGACGGCTGGGCGCTGATCATCGGCACGCTCGCCGGCAGTTTCGGGACGGTGTAG
- the flhF gene encoding flagellar biosynthesis protein FlhF, whose product MQVKRFFAADMRQAMKLVRDELGPDAAIIGNRRVAGGVELTAALDYQAPAAASKPNPALEAELRKTQARIAQARAELSEPTRMSEAVSKDRQMYDAPAPRRSAAETLAEAMAAPVAPAAANVGQQALEAMRFELNGLRELIEVQLGSIAWNQLQNQRPKQANLWRRLQRMGLPADLSRSLLEKVASIADPKQAWRMLLAHLARSINTPEIDLLEQGGVVALVGPAGMGKTTTLAKLAARYVLKYGAQSIALVSMDSFRIGAQEQIKTLGRILNVPVTLVDPGQSLIQAMAPLARKRLVLIDTAGLPANDPALRMQLEALAAQSLNVKNYLVLAATSQSQVLKAAWQNYRSCGLTGCILTKLDEAGSLGEALALAIGQRLPVAYLADGPKIPDDLQVARSHQLVSRAVSLQAPEEPSEDAMADLFAGLYQQPVRRAS is encoded by the coding sequence ATGCAGGTAAAACGCTTCTTCGCCGCCGATATGCGTCAGGCCATGAAACTGGTCCGTGACGAGCTGGGCCCGGACGCCGCGATCATCGGCAATCGCCGTGTCGCCGGTGGCGTGGAACTGACCGCGGCGCTGGACTACCAGGCCCCGGCGGCGGCCAGCAAGCCGAACCCGGCGCTGGAAGCCGAGCTGCGCAAGACCCAGGCGCGCATCGCCCAGGCCAGGGCCGAGCTGAGCGAGCCGACCCGCATGAGCGAGGCCGTGAGCAAGGACCGTCAAATGTACGACGCGCCGGCGCCGCGCCGCAGTGCTGCCGAGACCCTGGCGGAAGCCATGGCCGCCCCGGTTGCGCCGGCTGCCGCCAACGTCGGCCAGCAGGCGCTGGAAGCCATGCGCTTCGAGCTCAACGGTCTGCGTGAACTGATCGAAGTGCAGTTGGGCTCCATCGCCTGGAACCAGCTGCAGAACCAGCGTCCGAAACAGGCCAACCTGTGGCGCCGCCTGCAGCGCATGGGCCTGCCGGCGGACCTGTCGCGCAGCCTGCTGGAGAAGGTGGCCTCCATCGCCGATCCGAAGCAGGCCTGGCGCATGCTGCTGGCGCACCTGGCGCGCTCCATCAACACTCCGGAAATCGACCTGCTGGAGCAGGGCGGGGTGGTTGCGCTGGTCGGCCCGGCCGGCATGGGCAAGACCACCACCCTGGCCAAGCTGGCGGCGCGCTACGTACTGAAATACGGTGCGCAGAGCATTGCCCTGGTGTCCATGGACAGCTTCCGCATCGGCGCCCAGGAGCAGATCAAGACCCTTGGCCGCATCCTCAACGTTCCGGTGACCCTGGTCGATCCGGGTCAGTCGCTGATCCAGGCCATGGCGCCGCTGGCGCGCAAGCGCCTGGTGCTGATCGATACCGCCGGCCTGCCCGCCAACGATCCGGCGCTGCGCATGCAGCTCGAAGCCCTGGCGGCGCAGAGCCTGAATGTGAAGAACTACCTGGTGCTGGCCGCGACCAGCCAGAGCCAGGTACTCAAGGCCGCCTGGCAGAACTATCGTTCGTGCGGATTGACCGGGTGCATCCTGACCAAGCTGGACGAGGCTGGCAGCCTTGGCGAGGCGCTCGCTCTGGCAATTGGCCAGCGTCTCCCGGTAGCCTATCTGGCGGACGGCCCGAAGATTCCGGATGATCTGCAGGTTGCGCGCAGCCACCAGCTGGTCAGTCGCGCGGTGAGCCTGCAGGCGCCGGAAGAGCCGAGCGAGGACGCCATGGCCGACCTGTTCGCCGGCCTGTACCAGCAGCCGGTGCGCCGCGCCAGCTGA
- the fliR gene encoding flagellar biosynthetic protein FliR — translation MLELTNAQIGGWVGAFLFPLFRIAALLMVMPIFGTQLVPTRVRLYLALAIAVVLVPNLPPMPQVDALSVKAMLLIGEQILIGAMLGFTLQLMFHAFVIAGQIISMQMGLGFASMIDPTNGISVPVLGQFFTMLVTLLFLAMNGHLVVFEVLAESFVTLPVGEGLSGNHLITVAGKLGWVIGAGLLLALPAVTALLVVNLAFGAMTRAAPQLNIFSIGFPLTLIMGFIIVWIGSADILSQYQSLASEGLQLLRELVRAR, via the coding sequence ATGCTGGAACTCACCAACGCGCAGATCGGCGGCTGGGTCGGGGCCTTCCTGTTCCCGCTGTTCCGCATCGCCGCGCTGCTGATGGTGATGCCGATCTTCGGCACACAGCTGGTGCCGACCCGCGTGCGCCTCTACCTGGCCCTGGCGATCGCCGTGGTGCTGGTGCCGAACCTGCCACCCATGCCGCAGGTGGATGCGCTGAGCGTCAAGGCCATGCTGCTGATCGGCGAGCAGATCCTCATCGGCGCCATGCTCGGCTTCACCCTGCAGCTGATGTTCCATGCCTTCGTCATCGCCGGGCAGATCATCTCCATGCAGATGGGCCTGGGCTTCGCCTCCATGATCGACCCCACCAACGGCATCTCGGTGCCGGTGCTCGGGCAGTTCTTCACGATGCTGGTGACCCTGCTTTTCCTGGCCATGAACGGCCACCTGGTGGTGTTCGAGGTGCTGGCCGAAAGCTTCGTCACCCTGCCGGTGGGCGAGGGGTTGTCGGGCAACCACCTGATCACCGTCGCCGGCAAGCTCGGCTGGGTGATCGGCGCCGGGTTGCTGCTGGCGCTGCCGGCGGTCACCGCGCTGCTGGTGGTCAACCTGGCATTCGGCGCCATGACCCGCGCCGCGCCACAGCTGAACATCTTCTCCATCGGCTTCCCGCTGACTCTGATCATGGGCTTCATCATCGTCTGGATCGGCAGCGCCGACATTCTGTCGCAGTACCAGTCCCTCGCCAGCGAGGGCCTGCAACTGCTCCGTGAACTGGTTCGAGCGAGGTAG